A window of the Drosophila simulans strain w501 chromosome 2L, Prin_Dsim_3.1, whole genome shotgun sequence genome harbors these coding sequences:
- the LOC6731081 gene encoding mitochondrial import inner membrane translocase subunit Tim21 codes for MSRLALLRNLVTQRQNLLPANFARLKCAAAMHWSPHLRQEASRGGGGSLQRSQDNTQVSTDVRPIGEKIKENTKTASYTAIIIAGLGVTCVMFFAIFRELFSSESPNNIYADALSRVVEDPRVQDAIGAPIKGFGETSRRGRRQHVAHSSYERNGKPHMRMQFYVQGLRNKATVQLESRRSGCGKLEYRYLFVQLDHYPRTTIILEDNRAFDPTPEPASAGSSFGNLALMSNSRDK; via the exons ATGTCACGGCTAGCTTTATTGCGCAATTTGGTCACTCAGCGGCAGAATTTGTTGCCCGCCAACTTTGCCAGGCTAAAATGTGCGGCTGCGATGCACTGGAGTCCACATTTGCGACAGGAAGCGTCGCGCG gTGGTGGCGGATCCCTTCAACGGTCGCAGGATAACACCCAGGTGTCCACGGATGTGCGCCCCATTGGCGAGAAGATCAAGGAGAACACTAAGACGGCCAGTTATACGGCGATTATAATCGCCGGATTAGGGGTGACCTGCGTGATGTTCTTCGCCATATTCCGAGAGCTATTCTCCAGTGAGAGCCCGAACAATATATACGCGGACGCGTTGAGCCGTGTGGTCGAAGATCCGCGGGTACAGGATGCAATTGGCGCGCCCATCAAGGGATTCGGCGAGACATCCAGGCGCGGTCGCAGACAGCATGTGGCGCACTCCAGCTACGAGCGCAATGGAAAGCCTCACATGCGTATGCAGTTTTATGTGCAGGGCCTGAGGAACAAGGCCACCGTGCAGCTGGAGTCCAGAAGG AGTGGCTGTGGCAAACTGGAGTATCGTTATCTGTTCGTGCAATTGGATCACTATCCCCGCACCACCATCATCCTTGAGGACAACCGTGCATTTGACCCCACCCCCGAGCCAGCGTCCGCTGGATCTTCCTTTGGCAACCTAGCCCTGATGTCCAATAGCCGGGATAAGTAG
- the LOC6731080 gene encoding transmembrane protein 231 encodes MKFIPLHTTNTAIVYKNSLCSFASLLVLAFIALSVMLPVLLVSLLSPYSGISESRVLYEQPNVEFNYEYIFVGTTDQGEYEEEESLVACSSFSQFNAQMESYTNSCTTTRYWTEDVDYDGVTDRAHFQLELQDVPTRLVSFNLLVFFEAELQHKCDLSPPSVLAHQLQLPLHARLRNGHIQLKGELQLKQYVEFTCPFPGRNIKTQFRQVHLDTNSTNGNIDQFKMESLLAQVKANPAYFQLAVQETYYRETSARLEPGLIIDLELDVLQVAARYHLSIWERLGQFWLYFASFFGISFYIMNKLKDFLFGRHIVRSWEIIPWKKLY; translated from the coding sequence ATGAAATTTATTCCGCTGCACACGACAAACACGGCGATCGTGTACAAGAACTCGCTGTGCTCCTTCGCCTCGCTTTTGGTCCTGGCCTTCATAGCGCTTTCTGTGATGCTGCCCGTGCTCCTCGTGTCCTTGCTGAGTCCCTATTCTGGGATATCAGAATCGAGGGTGCTGTACGAGCAGCCGAATGTCGAGTTCAACTACGAGTACATATTCGTGGGCACAACGGATCAGGGAGAGTACGAGGAGGAGGAATCCCTGGTCGCCTGCAGCAGCTTCAGCCAGTTTAATGCGCAAATGGAGAGCTATACAAAtagctgcaccaccaccagatATTGGACAGAGGATGTGGACTACGATGGCGTAACAGATCGGGCGCACTttcagctggagctgcaggatgTGCCCACGCGATTGGTCAGCTTCAATCTGCTAGTCTTCTTTGAAGCCGAACTGCAGCACAAGTGCGATCTATCGCCTCCGTCCGTGCTGGCCCATCAGCTACAGCTTCCCCTGCACGCTCGCCTCAGAAATGGACACATTCAGCTGAAGGGAGAGCTGCAGCTGAAGCAATACGTGGAGTTCACCTGCCCGTTTCCGGGACGCAACATCAAGACTCAGTTCAGACAGGTTCACTTGGATACGAACTCTACCAACGGAAATATAGATCAGTTCAAGATGGAGTCCCTGCTAGCGCAAGTCAAGGCGAATCCAGCCTATTTCCAGCTGGCCGTGCAGGAGACATACTACAGAGAAACGTCAGCGCGCTTGGAACCTGGTCTCATCATTGACCTGGAGCTGGACGTGCTGCAAGTTGCCGCTCGCTATCATCTTAGCATTTGGGAGCGGCTTGGACAGTTCTGGCTGTATTTCGCCTCCTTCTTCGGCATCTCGTTTTACATAATGAACAAGCTGAAGGACTTTCTCTTCGGACGCCACATCGTTCGCTCCTGGGAGATCATACCGTGGAAAAAGCTCTACTGA
- the LOC6731086 gene encoding cytochrome c oxidase assembly protein COX11, mitochondrial: MLRSFCALRGQCQQLFRSSIRAQNSVHKSQQFWRMKSTDSPEEAARKLRAKSTLYYITAGGVLIVGLSYAAVPLYSIFCQAYSYGGATTQGHDAEKVEHMKKIEDRVLKIRFNADIGSSMRWNFKPQQYEIKVAPGETALAFYTARNPTDKPVIGISTYNVIPFEAGAYFNKIQCFCFEEQQLNPHEEVDMPVFFYIDPEIMADPALETCDTITLSYTFFEAKEGLKLNFPSYAKPHAASA, encoded by the coding sequence ATGCTGCGCAGCTTTTGCGCCCTTCGTGGGCAGTGCCAGCAGCTGTTCAGAAGCTCCATCCGCGCTCAAAACTCAGTCCATAAGTCACAACAATTTTGGCGCATGAAATCGACGGATTCTCCGGAGGAAGCCGCCCGTAAATTGCGTGCGAAATCCACACTCTACTACATAACCGCCGGCGGAGTGCTGATCGTGGGCCTGAGCTATGCGGCTGTGCCGCTGTACAGCATCTTTTGCCAGGCGTACAGCTACGGAGGAGCCACCACGCAAGGGCACGATGCCGAAAAGGTGGAGCACATGAAAAAGATCGAGGATCGGGTGCTGAAGATACGCTTCAATGCCGACATTGGATCCTCCATGCGCTGGAACTTCAAGCCGCAGCAGTACGAGATCAAAGTGGCTCCTGGCGAGACTGCTCTGGCATTTTACACGGCGCGAAATCCCACGGATAAGCCGGTAATTGGCATCAGCACGTACAATGTGATCCCCTTCGAGGCGGGCGCGTATTTCAACAAAATCCAATGCTTCTGCTTCGAGGAACAGCAACTGAATCCACACGAGGAGGTGGACATGCCCGTCTTCTTCTACATCGATCCCGAAATCATGGCAGATCCGGCGCTGGAGACCTGTGACACCATCACCCTTTCGTACACCTTTTTCGAGGCCAAGGAGGGTCTGAAACTGAACTTCCCCAGCTATGCAAAGCCTCATGCGGCAAGTGCGTGA
- the LOC6731082 gene encoding thioredoxin domain-containing protein 17, with protein MVVTHNVKGYDEFSKKMEELENGNEPVHVLFSGGKDENGESWCPYCVKAEPVIHDALKKAPGNSHFVHVDVGERAYWKDLNCPFRKDPNTHLIFLPTLLRWKRPQRLDGERCSNQDLVEMMFEDED; from the exons ATGGTGGTCACACACAACGTCAAGGGATACGATGAGTTCTCCAAGAAGATGGAGGAACTGGAGAACGGCAACGAGCCGGTCCACGTCCTTTTCAGCGGCGGCAAGGACGAGAACGGAGAGAGCTGGTGCCCCTACTGCGTGAAGG CGGAGCCGGTGATACACGATGCTCTGAAGAAGGCCCCCGGCAACTCGCACTTCGTGCATGTGGATGTGGGCGAGCGGGCATA CTGGAAGGATTTGAACTGCCCCTTCCGCAAGGATCCCAACACGCATCTGATCTTCTTGCCCACTCTGCTGCGCTGGAAGCGGCCACAGCGTCTGGATGGCGAGCGCTGCTCCAATCAGGATCTCGTCGAGATGATGTTCGAGGATGAGGATTAA
- the LOC27206542 gene encoding putative elongator complex protein 4 translates to MTSFRKRTVQKPIRGTRTSPHTAQVITSSGNPYLDVVIGGGLPMGSICLIEEDRFMTHAKVLAKYFLAEGVISKQEIFLGSLDDIPAEMLRRLPRPLTDQESMEQSEVQALGDGGAENGLRIAWRYNDLPLVNSEHATAKIGHHFNLMEQMDSMMLYNVKTTLWDDSPKHLDIVIDEEFSKSSSPTTPLLEQQPVEDAPPIPGAEVAPQEKMPAQEEENSANNNNNNNNSSSVTSSTKTGSQESQLQVFHNPRYKGLLNDIQQLLRNESFVAGTKNNLCRVCLTSLGSPLWYDEHFGEDLIKFLTLLMASVRSCNSVCLITMPMHLIAKYDASLVPKIRQLVDYAIELESFAGSERETHPAFKEYSGLLHLHKMSAINTLAVHMPETPDLAFKLRRKKFIIEKFHLPPELQESSAKPDNCISGLLSNSNATASLDF, encoded by the coding sequence ATGACCAGTTTCCGCAAGCGCACCGTGCAGAAGCCAATCCGCGGCACCCGCACCTCGCCGCACACGGCGCAGGTGATCACCTCCAGCGGAAATCCGTACTTGGACGTGGTCATTGGCGGCGGTCTGCCCATGGGTTCGATCTGCCTGATCGAGGAGGATCGCTTCATGACGCACGCCAAGGTGCTGGCCAAGTACTTTCTGGCCGAGGGCGTGATCTCCAAGCAGGAGATATTTCTGGGTAGCCTGGACGACATTCCGGCCGAGATGCTGCGTCGTCTGCCCAGACCACTGACCGACCAGGAATCGATGGAGCAAAGCGAGGTGCAAGCGCTGGGAGATGGTGGCGCCGAGAATGGCCTTAGGATCGCCTGGCGGTACAATGATCTGCCGCTGGTGAATTCCGAACATGCCACAGCCAAGATCGGACACCATTTCAATCTGATGGAACAGATGGACTCCATGATGCTCTACAATGTCAAGACTACCTTGTGGGACGATAGCCCCAAGCATCTGGACATCGTCATTGACGAGGAGTTCTCCAAGAGCAGCTCCCCGACCACTccgctgctggagcagcagcctGTGGAGGATGCCCCACCGATTCCGGGCGCGGAGGTCGCTCCGCAGGAGAAGATGCCAGCCCAAGAGGAGGAGAACTctgccaacaacaataataacaacaacaacagcagcagcgtgACCAGTAGCACAAAAACAGGCAGCCAGGAGTCGCAGTTGCAGGTGTTCCACAACCCTCGGTACAAAGGACTGCTCAACGATATTCAACAGCTGCTGCGTAACGAGAGCTTCGTCGCTGGGACGAAGAATAACCTGTGCCGCGTCTGCCTGACCTCATTGGGATCGCCGCTGTGGTACGACGAACACTTCGGCGAGGATCTGATCAAGTTTCTCACGCTGCTGATGGCCAGTGTGCGGAGCTGCAACTCCGTGTGCCTGATCACGATGCCCATGCACCTGATTGCCAAGTACGATGCCAGCCTGGTGCCCAAGATCCGCCAACTGGTGGACTATGCCATCGAACTGGAGTCGTTTGCCGGTTCGGAGCGTGAAACGCACCCAGCCTTCAAGGAGTACAGTGGCCTGCTCCATTTGCACAAGATGTCGGCCATCAATACGCTGGCCGTGCACATGCCGGAAACCCCGGACCTGGCCTTCAAGTTGCGCCGCAAGAAGTTCATCATCGAAAAGTTCCATCTGCCGCCGGAGCTGCAGGAGTCATCTGCCAAGCCGGACAATTGCATCTCTGGTCTACTGAGCAATTCCAATGCCACAGCCTCGCTGGATTTCTAG
- the LOC6731083 gene encoding vacuolar protein sorting-associated protein 52 homolog: MAEVPSPQMTEQLDNEEVREILKNTTDLRQYSRQIEKEFKEVENKSIEDYIAESQNIANLHNQINDCDDVLERMENMLMSFQSVLNNISTEITQLQRKSVSMSLQLTNRQSVKAQLSQFIEDMAVSEEMINIIMETPVTERDFSTQLNVLNHKLSLVKELSFNESKSTSDVSDVLQKLRLKAMAKIRSYLLEQIYKFRKPMTNYQIPQNAMLKHKFFFEFILSNERHVAQEICSEYIDTMGKIYYSYFKSYSTRLTSLKFEESCTKDDLMGIEDNASKGLFSKTTSLKHKSTIFTIGKRGDILNQQLEAPIIVPHAQLKNRYTVEALFRSEQYALVDNACREYLFVTEFFMVRGTQAQDLFNQIMGKTLTLMIKNLETSIHDCFDTIAMFLCIHLIFRYQLMCHKRCVPALDKYWDSLQAVIWPRFELVFRLNIQSIHDCDPTKFNKELGPHYITRRYAEFSAAIVGISEHFPNELVSRLLLELQNEVECFILRMAAIFPTRKDQLIYLINNYDLVLGVLMEHTRDNSKEAEAFREQLNSRSAEYVEEILAPHFGGIIQFVKECEHFFEKEQMDELRKQERRSLALVASFSANWKKSLEELNREVLLSFPSLLTGSQLLQLALGSLVQYYHRFHKLLTPNARAQLTNIHVVMVEIKKYKSNY; the protein is encoded by the exons atggcCGAGGTGCCGTCCCCGCAAATGACGGAACAACTGGACAACGAGGAGGTGCGGGAGATCCTGAAGAACACCACGGATCTGCGGCAGTATTCACGACAGATTGAAAAGGAGTTTAAGGAGGTGGAGAATAAGTCCATAGAGG ACTATATAGCAGAGTCGCAGAATATAGCCAACCTGCACAATCAGATAAACGATTGCGACGATGTCCTGGAGCGCATGGAAAATATGCTGATGAGCTTCCAGAGCGTTTTGAACAACATCAGCACTGAGATCACGCAGCTGCAAAGGAAATCCGTATCCATGTCCCTCCAACTGACCAATCGTCAGTCGGTCAAGGCTCAGTTGTCCCAGTTTATCGAGGACATGGCCGTGTCCGAGGAGATGATCAACATAATAATGGAAACGCCGGTTACGGAGCGGGATTTCAGCACCCAGCTGAATGTACTGAATCACAAACTTTCGCTGGTCAAGGAGCTCAGCTTCAACGAGTCCAAGTCCACCAGCGATGTGAGCGATGTGCTGCAGAAACTGCGACTGAAAGCCATGGCCAAGATTCGATCCTATCTTCTGGAGCAGATTTACAAGTTCCGGAAGCCCATGACAAACTACCAGATTCCACAGAACGCCATGCTGAAGCACAAATTCTTCTTCGAGTTCATCCTGTCCAACGAGCGGCATGTGGCGCAGGAAATATGCAGCGAATACATCGATACGATGGGCAAAATTTACTATAGCTACTTTAAG AGTTATTCCACACGCTTGACGAGCCTCAAATTCGAGGAGTCCTGCACAAAGGACGATCTGATGGGCATCGAGGATAATGCATCCAAAGGTTTATTCTCCAAGACGACGAGTCTAAAGCACAAGAGCACCATTTTCACAATAGGAAAGCGAGGCGATATACTTAACCAGCAGCTGGAGGCGCCAATTATAGTGCCACATGCGCAGCTAAAGAATCGA TACACAGTGGAAGCTCTCTTCCGGTCGGAGCAATACGCCCTAGTGGACAATGCCTGTCGGGAATACCTATTTGTCACCGAGTTCTTTATGGTTCGCGGCACTCAAGCGCAAGATTTGTTCAATCAAATCATGGGCAAAACCCTAACTCTGATGATT AAAAATCTGGAGACCTCCATACACGACTGTTTCGATACCATTGCCATGTTCCTGTGCATCCATCTCATTTTCCGCTATCAGCTAATGTGCCACAAGCGCTGTGTTCCCGCATTGGATAA ATACTGGGACTCCCTGCAGGCGGTAATATGGCCACGTTTCGAACTAGTATTCCGCTTGAATATCCAGAGCATACATGACTGTGATCCAACCAAGTTCAACAAGGAATTGGGACCGCACTAC ATAACACGACGCTACGCAGAGTTCAGTGCGGCCATTGTGGGAATCTCGGAGCATTTTCCTAATGAATTGGTTAGCCGACTGCTTCTGGAACTTCAAAATGAAGTGGAGTGCTTCATCCTTCGCATGGCCGCAATATTTCCAACGCGAAAGGATCAGCTCATCTACCTGATTAACAACTACGATTTGGTATTGGGCGTGTTGATGGAGCACACGCGGGATAACTCCAAAGAAGCGGAGGCATTCAGAGAGCAGCTCAACTCCCGCAGTGCGGAATATGTCGAGGAGATCCTGGCCCCGCATTTCGGAGGCATTATTCAGTTCGTCAAGGAGTGCGAGCACTTCTTCGAGAAGGAACAAATGGATGAGCTGCGCAAGCAGGAGCGAAGGAGTCTGGCCTTGGTCGCCAGCTTCTCGGCCAACTGGAAGAAATCTCTGGAGGAGCTGAACAGGGAGGTGCTCCTCTCATTTCCCTCGTTGCTGACGGGTTCCCAGCTGCTGCAACTTGCGTTGGGTAGCTTGGTGCAATACTATCACCGCTTCCACAAGCTCCTCACGCCCAATGCCCGCGCCCAGCTAACGAACATCCACGTCGTGATGGTGGAGATCAAGAAGTACAAGAGCAATTACTGA